From the Oscillospiraceae bacterium genome, the window CAAATGGGTCAACAACCCGACATGCTGTGGAATGCCAATATGGTCACAAACGGCATGGCTCTTACCACCGCGTACGCACAAAGCAAGGGTGCTTACACTCACTTGGGTGCTGCTCCTTGGCGTACGGGTAACGGCGGTTGGTGGACTCGCTCGGCCGGGCGTACCTCTACGGTTGCGAGCAACGTGACTACGTATGGCTCTACGTCTGCGGACCATTCCGTTGCGCATGCCATCAGGGGTCCTCGTCCCGCTTTGTGGGTCGATCTTGACGCTTAATTTTTGCACATAAAATTAAAAAGCATTACTCAGGTGCCTCGGCTTACGAGGTCGGGGCGCCTCATGCAAAAGCCCCCTGCCATAGCGGCAGGGGGCGGGGGGGATGGGCTGGTTAGGCAAGGTATTTGGTGATGAAATCAGCGGGCTTTAGGATTTCAGGGCGTTCAAGCCCGAGGTTATTAAAATCATTATCGCCTGTAATCAAGACATCTACATCAGCGGTAATGGCTGAGTAAAGCACCTTTTCATCTGACGGATCGCGGATTTGAAACAAGTCGTGTTTTGGCAGTTTGCGCGGCGTAAACTCTGTTTCATATGGTAACTTAAATAAGAGATTATCCATTATTGCAGCTTTACCCGGAAATTTTTCTTTTACCACGCGAGTAATTTCATCAACAACGTAAGACGACAACACAAGTGTATATCGCTCACAAATACAATCCAGCATTTTGCCAAGAGATTTACTGCCAAAAACCGCGATAGAAATTAAGATGTTGCTGTCAACCGTCACTCGCATTTTCTTCCTCCCACATTTGCCGGCGAACCTCTTTCACAAGAGCAACAACATCTTCTTCGGTTTTCAGCCCCAAGCGTTCCGCTTCGCCCTCAAAGGCTTTTTGTACTTCCTCAATGGCAAGCCTAACGGGATTCACAACTGTAAATCCGTCTTCGCTTTCGATAAACGCAACCTTGCCACCCTCTTTGAGATTCAATTTGCGGCGCAGCCCTATCGGCAATGTGATTTGCCCTTTAGATGTAATTTTTGCAAGTTCCATAATAGTACCTCCTAAATGAATTCATGGTATTCCTTACTTATTATACGCTATAATTTCAAATTATGCAATAGCTAAACAGAAATGTTGTTTCATGCCCCAAAATACTTTGAGCCATGCAAGAGCATTTCACACAAATTCTAAACATACCAAAAGGAGCAAGTCATTATGGTAGCAGCTATCAAAGGAAAGAAAATAAACATACATAAAGCGGTATCGGTACTGATGGCTGTTGTTATGATCATATCCGCGCTCATGGTGGTTACATTGGCATGGACGTCCAGCCAGCACAGGCTCAACGTCCTCGCCGGCGGCGAGATAGAGCGCACCGTCACGCTGCAAAAGGTAGAAGTGGACGCAAACGGTGAGGTGGTTGTGCCGAATAATCCGGTCGCAAACGCGGTGTTCGCGCTGTACCGCATAAACGACGATGGCACCGAGACCCGCATCGGCACGAAGTTCACCACCGATGTGGACGGCCGCATTGTTATCCCGAATATCGAACCTGGCAACTATGTGTGGGTGGAAATCAGTCCGCCTCGCGGTTGGGATTTTGATATAGACGAAAATGGCGACCCTATTACACGGTATTATTTCACCGTTCGGCAGGATGACGTCAATATAACCGTACACGCCTTCAACCGCAGAATGACGGGCGATTTGACCGTCACCAAAACGGTGGAGAACGAAAACGGCGGCAACTTAACCCAAGAGCAGCGCGACCAAGCGTTTGAGTTCACCGTCAGATTCTACAACCTACCCGACCATACCGTCACCATTACGATGAACGGCGACGAGGTGCAAATATCCCCCGACGATAACGAAATCACATTCACGCTGCGGCACGGCGAGTCGATGGTGTTTGAGGGTATCCCCACCGGCGTTGACTACGTCGTCACCGAGCAGCCTGTAGATGGATTCAGAGTACAGAGCAACAACCATCAAGGCACAATCACCGACGATGACCGTATGATAATCGTGGACTTTACCAACATCGCGCAGTTCGGCGAGATGACCGTTACCAAGACGGTCGTTGGCAATGGCGCGGATTTAGACAAAGAATTCGAGTTTACCGTCACCTTCCACAATCTGCCCAATGAGCTTATCACCATTATGATGAACGGCAATCCCGTGCAAGTGTCGGCGACCGATAACGAGCGCACATTCACACTGGCTCACGGTGAGGCTATGGTTATCGGCGATTTGCCATTCGGCACGACGTTTACGGTAGTCGAGGGCGATTACACCGCGTATGGCTACATCACTTCGCCACCGGGCGGGCATGACGGCA encodes:
- a CDS encoding DUF6273 domain-containing protein; protein product: QMGQQPDMLWNANMVTNGMALTTAYAQSKGAYTHLGAAPWRTGNGGWWTRSAGRTSTVASNVTTYGSTSADHSVAHAIRGPRPALWVDLDA
- a CDS encoding AbrB/MazE/SpoVT family DNA-binding domain-containing protein; translation: MELAKITSKGQITLPIGLRRKLNLKEGGKVAFIESEDGFTVVNPVRLAIEEVQKAFEGEAERLGLKTEEDVVALVKEVRRQMWEEENASDG
- a CDS encoding putative toxin-antitoxin system toxin component, PIN family, producing MRVTVDSNILISIAVFGSKSLGKMLDCICERYTLVLSSYVVDEITRVVKEKFPGKAAIMDNLLFKLPYETEFTPRKLPKHDLFQIRDPSDEKVLYSAITADVDVLITGDNDFNNLGLERPEILKPADFITKYLA